A genomic region of Saimiri boliviensis isolate mSaiBol1 chromosome 20, mSaiBol1.pri, whole genome shotgun sequence contains the following coding sequences:
- the DRD1 gene encoding D(1A) dopamine receptor, which produces MECWNSRGGRAPDVLSRRKMRTLNTSTMDGTGLVVERDFSVRILTACFLSLLILSTLLGNTLVCAAVIRFRHLRSKVTNFFVISLAVSDLLVAVLVMPWKAVAEIAGFWPFGSFCNIWVAFDIMCSTASILNLCVISVDRYWAISSPFRYERKMTPKAAFILISVAWTLSVLISFIPVQLSWHKAKPTSPSDGNATSLGETIDNCDSSLSRTYAISSSVISFYIPVAIMIVTYTRIYRIAQKQIRRIAALERAAVHAKNCQTTTGNGKPVECSQPESSFKMSFKRETKVLKTLSVIMGVFVCCWLPFFILNCILPFCGSGETQPFCIDSITFDVFVWFGWANSSLNPIIYAFNADFRKAFSTLLGCYRLCPATSNAVETVSINNNGAAMFSSHHEPRGSISKECNLVYLIPHAVGSSEDLKKEEAAGIARPLEKLSPALSVILDYDTDVSLEKIQPITQNGQHPT; this is translated from the exons ATGGAATGTTG GAACTCAAGGGGTGGCAGAGCCCCTGATGTGCTTTCTCGCAGGAAGATGAGGACCCTGAACACCTCCACCATGGATGGGACTGGGCTGGTGGTGGAGAGGGACTTCTCTGTTCGAATCCTCACAGCCTGTTTCCTGTCGCTGCTCATCCTGTCCACGCTCCTGGGGAACACGCTGGTCTGTGCTGCCGTGATCAGGTTCCGACACCTGCGGTCCAAGGTGACCAACTTCTTTGTCATCTCCTTGGCTGTGTCAGATCTCTTGGTGGCTGTCTTGGTCATGCCCTGGAAAGCAGTGGCTGAGATTGCTGGCTTCTGGCCCTTCGGGTCCTTCTGTAACATCTGGGTGGCCTTTGACATCATGTGCTCCACCGCGTCCATCCTCAATCTCTGTGTGATCAGCGTGGACAGGTATTGGGCTATCTCCAGCCCTTTCCGGTATGAGAGAAAGATGACCCCCAAGGCAGCCTTCATCCTGATCAGTGTGGCATGGACCTTGTCTGTACTCATCTCCTTCATCCCAGTGCAGCTCAGCTGGCACAAGGCAAAACCCACAAGCCCCTCTGATGGGAATGCCACTTCCCTGGGTGAGACCATAGACAACTGTGATTCCAGCCTGAGCAGGACATATGCCATCTCATCCTCTGTAATAAGCTTTTACATCCCCGTGGCCATCATGATTGTCACCTACACCAGGATCTACAGGATTGCCCAGAAACAAATACGGCGCATTGCGGCCTTGGAGAGGGCAGCAGTCCATGCCAAGAATTGCCAGACTACCACAGGTAATGGAAAGCCTGTCGAATGTTCTCAACCAGAAAGTTCTTTTAAGATGTCCTTCAAAAGAGAAACTAAAGTCCTGAAGACTCTGTCGGTGATCatgggtgtgtttgtgtgctgTTGGCTACCTTTCTTCATCTTGAACTGCATTTTGCCCTTCTGTGGGTCTGGGGAGACGCAGCCCTTCTGCATTGATTCCATCACCTTTGATGTGTTTGTGTGGTTTGGGTGGGCTAATTCATCCCTGAACCCCATCATTTATGCCTTTAATGCTGATTTTCGGAAGGCATTTTCAACCCTCTTAGGATGCTACAGACTTTGCCCTGCGACGAGTAATGCCGTAGAGACGGTGAGTATCAATAACAATGGGGCCGCGATGTTTTCCAGCCATCACGAGCCACGAGGCTCCATCTCCAAGGAGTGCAATCTGGTTTACCTGATCCCACATGCTGTGGGCTCCTCTGAGGACCTGAAAAAGGAGGAGGCAGCTGGAATAGCCAGACCCTTGGAGAAGCTGTCCCCAGCCCTATCGGTCATACTGGACTATGACACTGATGTATCTCTGGAGAAGATCCAACCCATTACACAAAATGGACAGCACCCAACCTGA